The following proteins come from a genomic window of Leptospira bandrabouensis:
- a CDS encoding cell envelope biogenesis protein OmpA gives MESSSLEFAILFAAGSSELEKQSLDRLLENLNPSVFSQIGYITLIGSADASGHLTTNRRLVKERIRVVESYLFSLGFPKEKIRKIFLDPSFGRSPEERRLLRSVRIQYKIETLK, from the coding sequence ATGGAATCCTCAAGTTTAGAATTTGCGATTCTATTTGCGGCGGGTTCTTCTGAATTGGAAAAACAATCTCTGGATCGATTGCTGGAGAATTTAAATCCTTCCGTTTTCTCCCAAATAGGATATATCACTTTAATTGGTTCTGCGGATGCAAGCGGTCATCTAACTACGAATCGACGTTTGGTAAAAGAAAGAATCCGTGTTGTCGAAAGTTATTTATTTTCATTAGGATTTCCCAAGGAAAAAATTAGAAAAATATTTTTAGACCCCAGTTTTGGTCGAAGTCCTGAAGAGCGAAGGTTACTCCGGTCTGTTCGTATCCAATACAAAATAGAAACATTGAAGTGA
- a CDS encoding acyl-CoA thioesterase — protein sequence MIQTDIQIRFNDMDPMRRVNNSSYSTYLELARLDFCNRYLSVSELEDIPFVLARVEMDLKASVLPGASIFVETWVSSIGTTSWEFSYEIRDKLTNKVYVKAKTVQVYFDYRAKSKKPIPPDFLKSLEKERL from the coding sequence ATGATTCAAACCGATATCCAAATTCGATTTAATGACATGGACCCCATGCGAAGAGTCAATAACTCTAGTTATTCGACTTATTTAGAATTAGCAAGATTAGATTTTTGTAATCGTTATCTATCAGTTTCAGAACTCGAAGACATTCCTTTTGTTCTGGCTCGTGTGGAAATGGATTTAAAAGCTTCGGTTCTCCCTGGAGCTTCCATTTTTGTAGAAACTTGGGTTTCCTCTATCGGCACTACCTCTTGGGAATTTTCTTATGAAATTCGAGATAAACTCACTAACAAAGTGTATGTGAAAGCAAAAACAGTTCAGGTATACTTTGACTATAGAGCAAAATCTAAAAAACCAATTCCTCCTGATTTTTTAAAATCGTTAGAGAAAGAACGTTTATAA
- a CDS encoding LIC_11502 family protein yields the protein MGGVEDEVYLTEMQGRLPSDLYVHVPKLVSLYPQIEALVAVPKGLPELLRKGIYFALLQSVVRLLERHTDPLLPEILPEYRELIRSVSETYSLLRPEPESNWLSECIQYGDKSAYHWEWKHFDSHELF from the coding sequence ATGGGTGGTGTAGAGGATGAAGTTTATCTTACGGAAATGCAAGGCAGGTTGCCAAGCGATTTGTATGTCCATGTTCCAAAACTAGTATCGCTCTATCCACAAATAGAAGCACTGGTGGCAGTTCCGAAGGGACTTCCTGAACTTTTACGAAAAGGAATTTATTTTGCTCTGCTCCAATCGGTGGTAAGACTACTCGAAAGACATACAGACCCACTTCTTCCTGAAATTCTTCCCGAATACCGAGAACTCATTCGGTCTGTTTCAGAAACTTATTCTCTTCTAAGACCTGAGCCAGAATCCAATTGGCTTTCCGAATGTATCCAATACGGAGACAAATCCGCCTACCATTGGGAATGGAAACATTTTGATTCACATGAGTTGTTCTAA
- the queG gene encoding tRNA epoxyqueuosine(34) reductase QueG, whose amino-acid sequence MTNPVYQIRSQIKTICEKEGFSLVGFAEAKIPEADLANLEEWISEGRFGNMDWFAKDHALGIRNRFENLGLTPRSAICLGFVYRSDASENILSLMESKVSRYALGSDYHILLKEKGNRILKILRTKFPNYKFRQSVDSLPVAEKILTRESGIAWQGKNTNLIHPKLGSYFFLSTILTDLELGGPDPEEIVTDHCGSCRKCIDICPTGALDAYKIDAKKCISYLTIEDRRETEATESFLKWDRKGWVYGCDLCQEVCPWNANVAKRNKVETTEPGFLPRAFWTDPEFTNKKALTKQEFDEYFKDSPIERIGFEIWNRNLIQKNEKEPN is encoded by the coding sequence ATGACAAATCCAGTTTACCAGATCCGTTCCCAAATTAAAACCATTTGTGAAAAAGAAGGATTTTCTTTGGTGGGGTTTGCCGAGGCCAAAATTCCCGAAGCAGACTTGGCAAATTTGGAGGAGTGGATTTCGGAAGGACGTTTCGGAAATATGGATTGGTTTGCCAAAGACCATGCATTAGGAATTCGGAATCGATTTGAAAATTTGGGCCTTACCCCTCGTTCGGCGATTTGTCTTGGATTTGTATACCGTTCGGATGCTTCCGAAAATATTCTTTCTCTAATGGAATCAAAGGTTTCTCGTTATGCGTTAGGTTCTGATTACCATATCCTTCTCAAAGAAAAAGGAAATCGCATATTAAAAATACTAAGGACAAAGTTTCCAAATTATAAATTTAGGCAATCTGTGGATAGTTTGCCCGTGGCAGAAAAAATTCTTACGAGAGAATCTGGAATTGCCTGGCAGGGAAAAAATACCAATCTCATCCATCCCAAACTGGGATCTTATTTTTTTCTTTCCACAATTCTCACTGATTTGGAGTTAGGTGGCCCAGATCCGGAAGAAATTGTCACAGACCACTGTGGGAGTTGTCGTAAATGTATCGATATTTGTCCGACAGGTGCTTTGGATGCATATAAAATTGATGCCAAAAAATGTATTTCTTATTTAACCATAGAAGATAGGAGAGAAACGGAAGCCACGGAATCTTTTTTAAAATGGGACCGCAAAGGTTGGGTGTATGGATGTGATCTTTGCCAAGAAGTTTGTCCTTGGAATGCCAATGTCGCCAAACGAAACAAAGTGGAAACCACAGAACCTGGATTTTTACCCAGAGCTTTCTGGACCGATCCGGAATTTACCAATAAAAAAGCACTTACCAAACAAGAATTTGATGAATATTTTAAAGATTCCCCAATCGAAAGGATTGGATTTGAAATTTGGAACCGGAATCTAATACAAAAAAACGAAAAAGAACCGAACTAA
- the thiE gene encoding thiamine phosphate synthase, which produces MVNKKQIRGVYLVTDRPLCIHHNLAEVVKLAALGGVSFVQLREKETDSRTFLELAKHLIEILRPFSIPLLINDRLDICLAAGAEGVHLGQSDLPWWEARRILGEQAILGLSLETKEDYFSLIHTHPKPELDYLAVSPVFDTNTKTNTKPAWGLMGVTWLKNQTNLPIVAIGGIKESNAEAVIEAGADSLAVVSAICSAKDPKLATENLSKKFHSIKE; this is translated from the coding sequence ATGGTGAATAAAAAACAGATCCGAGGGGTTTATCTTGTCACCGATAGACCCTTATGTATCCACCACAATTTAGCAGAAGTCGTAAAACTTGCCGCCCTTGGTGGAGTATCTTTTGTCCAACTGAGGGAAAAAGAAACAGATAGCCGAACATTTTTAGAACTCGCCAAACATTTAATAGAAATCCTAAGACCATTTTCCATTCCCCTTCTCATCAATGATCGATTGGATATTTGTTTGGCCGCAGGAGCCGAAGGTGTCCATCTGGGACAATCCGATTTACCTTGGTGGGAAGCGCGTAGAATTTTAGGAGAACAGGCGATCCTTGGACTTTCTTTAGAAACAAAAGAAGACTATTTTTCTCTTATTCATACACATCCAAAACCAGAGTTGGATTATTTGGCCGTTTCTCCCGTATTTGATACCAATACAAAAACCAATACCAAACCTGCATGGGGACTTATGGGTGTTACCTGGTTAAAGAACCAAACCAATCTTCCGATTGTTGCCATTGGGGGAATCAAAGAATCCAATGCGGAAGCCGTCATTGAAGCAGGAGCCGATTCCCTAGCAGTCGTCAGTGCGATTTGTTCTGCCAAAGATCCGAAACTGGCAACAGAGAATTTATCAAAAAAATTCCATTCAATAAAAGAATAA